Proteins from a genomic interval of Candidatus Lernaella stagnicola:
- a CDS encoding B-box zinc finger protein, translated as MADDKGKSQQEAEKAKVVLVEIQNEKDKYEVIKVLASQLGITFEEAGDIIEETPVELIPSIPLEAGEQFAETLREAGANIEVLPIGRGAGRFCSTHPHRRARAKCKEPGCHKYICEICIVGSKGKLLCPECYVRYKRRRVMIALASVAGVFIALWLWLAVGSQAKRWFNNLYINTKKVAVVLTAREMTEDLAEYFTRMGTTTRPGELTEGAEHTIPDIDGWFQREFERVASGQIDIVEIDTYGLYEIGGAVPKPSRDASVSWQGLKANRAFHRFFKNIEEVNGLDLNAYDHILFVELSKDSGVENDYIEKLGYYHDEVGYMRLPLKGQYSNDYYIEAVAHYVTRMLGAEPQLDEHGYPLFPSGYANPDKQPRHPQEAAEIMGIYVPTREFEIQRINNLENVVIGPHTAFQLGWISASTRDATFAAVSP; from the coding sequence ATGGCCGACGACAAGGGTAAAAGCCAGCAAGAAGCCGAAAAAGCCAAAGTAGTTCTTGTCGAAATTCAAAATGAGAAAGACAAGTACGAAGTCATCAAGGTTCTGGCAAGCCAACTCGGGATAACGTTCGAAGAAGCCGGTGATATTATTGAAGAAACACCGGTTGAACTGATACCTTCGATTCCGTTGGAAGCCGGTGAACAATTCGCGGAAACGTTGCGGGAAGCCGGCGCCAATATCGAGGTCCTACCCATCGGACGTGGGGCGGGGCGTTTCTGTTCAACGCACCCTCATCGCCGAGCGCGCGCGAAGTGCAAAGAGCCCGGCTGTCACAAGTATATCTGCGAAATATGCATCGTGGGCTCAAAGGGAAAACTGCTGTGTCCGGAATGCTACGTACGATATAAGCGACGGCGCGTGATGATCGCGCTGGCTTCGGTGGCCGGAGTATTTATCGCTTTGTGGTTGTGGCTGGCCGTTGGTTCCCAGGCCAAGCGATGGTTCAACAACCTGTATATCAACACGAAGAAAGTGGCGGTCGTATTAACGGCGCGCGAAATGACCGAAGACCTGGCCGAGTATTTCACTCGCATGGGCACGACCACGCGTCCCGGCGAGTTGACCGAAGGCGCCGAACACACGATTCCCGATATCGACGGTTGGTTTCAGCGGGAATTCGAGCGCGTCGCATCAGGGCAGATCGACATCGTGGAAATCGATACCTACGGGCTGTACGAAATCGGCGGTGCTGTGCCCAAACCCAGCCGCGACGCCTCGGTGTCGTGGCAAGGGCTTAAGGCGAACCGGGCTTTCCACCGCTTTTTCAAGAATATCGAAGAAGTGAACGGTCTGGATCTAAACGCCTACGATCACATACTGTTCGTCGAGTTGAGTAAAGACAGCGGTGTGGAAAACGACTACATCGAGAAACTCGGCTACTACCACGACGAGGTCGGCTACATGCGCCTGCCTTTGAAGGGGCAATACAGCAACGATTACTACATTGAGGCGGTGGCGCATTATGTCACGCGTATGCTCGGCGCCGAGCCACAACTAGACGAACATGGCTACCCGCTGTTCCCCAGCGGATACGCCAATCCCGATAAGCAGCCACGCCATCCGCAAGAAGCAGCGGAAATCATGGGCATTTACGTACCCACGCGCGAATTCGAAATCCAACGAATCAACAACCTGGAAAATGTGGTGATTGGTCCGCACACCGCGTTTCAATTGGGTTGGATTTCGGCTTCAACGAGGGACGCGACCTTTGCGGCGGTGAGCCCCTGA
- a CDS encoding carboxypeptidase M32 yields MKTQQTYDEIIRWYREISVLAGVGGLLHWDQQVNMPPLGIGRRSEQVALMDGILHRRLTDQVMVERLNALAERVDELDETGRVNVREIKREIDRAVKVPVALVEEMSRHDSKAQSAWVEARRDDNFAAFAPLLERTVELRKQEAAALGYEDKPYDAMLDRHEPFATESSIRTLLGDLRDRLVPFLETILDAEPVDASAIIGRHYPIDKQRAFARTVVKSLGFDFAGGRQDVAAHPFCSGQKGDVRITTRFFEDDFRPSLIATIHEAGHAMYEQGVPDEHLDTPRGEAVSLGVHESQSRFWENVIGRSLPFWKHFYPTLQEFYPEQLHDVSLEAVHRMMNIVKPSLIRVEADEVTYNLHIILRFEIEVDLVAGRISVNDLPEVWNRKMKDYLHIDVPRDADGVLQDIHWSLGALGYFPTYTIGNLYAAQLYKAIRADLADMDGLIERGDFAPILAWLREKIHTQGKRLPGDELIEWATGEPPSAQPLMDYLREKYSPIYGL; encoded by the coding sequence TTGAAGACCCAACAAACCTACGATGAAATCATCCGGTGGTACCGGGAAATCAGCGTGCTGGCGGGCGTCGGCGGCCTGTTGCACTGGGACCAACAGGTCAACATGCCGCCGCTGGGCATTGGGCGTCGTTCCGAGCAAGTGGCGCTCATGGACGGGATTCTACATCGTCGGTTAACCGACCAGGTGATGGTCGAACGCCTCAACGCCTTGGCGGAGCGGGTCGACGAACTCGACGAAACCGGCCGAGTAAACGTGCGCGAGATCAAGCGCGAGATTGACCGCGCCGTGAAGGTGCCGGTCGCGTTGGTCGAAGAGATGAGTCGGCACGACAGCAAAGCCCAGTCAGCTTGGGTGGAAGCGCGTCGCGACGACAATTTTGCGGCTTTCGCGCCGTTGCTGGAACGCACCGTGGAACTACGCAAACAGGAAGCCGCGGCGTTGGGCTATGAAGACAAACCTTACGACGCCATGCTCGACCGCCACGAACCTTTTGCCACGGAGTCGTCGATCCGCACCTTGCTGGGTGATTTGCGGGATCGGCTCGTGCCGTTTCTGGAGACGATCCTGGACGCGGAACCGGTCGACGCCTCAGCGATCATCGGCCGGCATTATCCGATCGACAAGCAGCGGGCGTTCGCGCGTACGGTCGTGAAAAGCCTCGGATTCGATTTCGCCGGCGGCCGTCAGGACGTTGCGGCGCATCCCTTTTGCAGCGGACAAAAAGGTGACGTGCGCATCACGACGCGTTTTTTCGAAGACGATTTTCGCCCCAGTCTGATCGCCACGATTCACGAAGCCGGTCATGCCATGTACGAGCAGGGAGTGCCCGACGAACACCTCGATACGCCGCGTGGCGAAGCGGTTTCGCTCGGCGTGCATGAAAGTCAAAGCCGGTTTTGGGAAAACGTGATCGGTCGCAGTCTGCCGTTCTGGAAACACTTCTATCCGACGCTGCAAGAGTTTTACCCGGAGCAATTGCACGACGTGTCGTTAGAAGCCGTGCATCGAATGATGAACATCGTGAAACCGTCGCTGATTCGGGTCGAGGCTGATGAGGTGACGTACAACCTGCATATCATTCTGCGCTTCGAAATAGAGGTCGACCTCGTGGCCGGGCGGATTTCGGTGAACGACCTTCCCGAGGTGTGGAATCGCAAGATGAAGGATTACCTGCACATCGATGTGCCCCGCGATGCCGACGGCGTGTTGCAGGACATCCACTGGTCGCTGGGTGCGTTGGGGTATTTCCCAACGTATACGATCGGCAATTTGTACGCGGCGCAATTGTACAAGGCGATTCGCGCCGACCTGGCGGACATGGACGGCCTGATCGAGCGAGGCGATTTCGCGCCGATACTCGCGTGGCTACGGGAGAAAATCCATACGCAGGGGAAACGTCTGCCCGGCGACGAACTCATCGAATGGGCCACCGGCGAGCCGCCGAGCGCGCAACCGCTCATGGACTACCTGCGCGAGAAGTATTCTCCGATTTACGGGCTCTAG
- a CDS encoding DUF4412 domain-containing protein, with translation MLKRALVLSLIVLSVAVAQWAVAQSGTDLSLYREEQVSVSRYPGGMQMQMVTKSWITNQKMRTDAADGADVTIVRADLDKVYSINMKRKVYSEVPIDVYRRTAKLSLAMLSADPTYRWTNRTKTIGKWKCREVIVAEKTGAAGERMQTVWWVSEDSKLDNRLFRRIMAVTVGSEMDAETARFFEKLANIPGYPVQTESSYTREGTTIKSVNKLIKLERREIDESLFELPGGLTKIVVPMPGQLK, from the coding sequence ATGTTGAAACGTGCTTTGGTCCTCAGTTTGATTGTGCTCTCGGTTGCCGTCGCCCAGTGGGCGGTGGCGCAATCCGGCACCGATTTGTCGCTGTACCGTGAAGAACAAGTATCGGTGTCACGATATCCCGGCGGCATGCAGATGCAGATGGTCACCAAGTCATGGATCACGAATCAAAAAATGCGCACCGACGCCGCTGACGGCGCTGACGTTACGATCGTTCGTGCCGACTTGGACAAAGTGTACAGCATCAACATGAAGCGGAAAGTCTATTCCGAAGTGCCGATCGATGTATATCGGCGTACGGCGAAGCTGTCGCTGGCCATGCTGAGCGCCGATCCGACGTATCGCTGGACGAACCGCACGAAAACGATCGGCAAATGGAAATGCCGCGAAGTGATCGTGGCTGAAAAGACGGGCGCCGCCGGTGAACGTATGCAGACCGTGTGGTGGGTCAGCGAAGATTCCAAATTGGATAATCGTTTGTTCCGACGCATCATGGCGGTAACGGTCGGATCCGAGATGGACGCGGAGACGGCGCGCTTTTTCGAAAAGCTCGCCAACATTCCGGGCTATCCGGTACAAACCGAAAGCTCGTATACCCGCGAGGGCACAACGATAAAATCCGTCAACAAACTGATCAAGCTCGAGCGGCGCGAAATCGATGAATCGCTTTTCGAACTGCCCGGCGGGCTCACGAAAATCGTGGTGCCGATGCCGGGGCAATTGAAATAG
- the fni gene encoding type 2 isopentenyl-diphosphate Delta-isomerase, whose translation MYTRRPRNEKELQLDICINEDVCPWQSTGFDRYFFVHEALPEIDRDEVDVTTEFLGKKLRAPIMIAPMTGGFETAAKINRHLAQAAQELGVAMSVGSQKIAIEKPEQAATFQVRDVAPDILLFANVGAVQLNYGYGVEKMQQVVDMIGADALCLHLNPLQEALKEEGNVNFTDLAEKIAVIAQELSVPVFVREVCNGISPRTAELLIRAGVAGIDVGGAGGTSWMIVEGLIAKDENRQRIAESFQNFGIPTAQSLVNVRSLSKTLPLIATGGVRSGKDVAKSLALGANLTGIAAPLLKPALVSPEKVIRELMRVIEELEILLFCLGKRNLAEFRADENVLHEYIALAPHQG comes from the coding sequence ATGTACACACGCAGACCACGCAACGAAAAAGAGTTGCAGCTTGATATCTGCATCAATGAAGATGTCTGCCCGTGGCAGTCGACAGGGTTTGACCGCTATTTCTTCGTCCACGAAGCCCTGCCGGAAATCGACCGCGATGAAGTGGACGTCACAACCGAATTCCTCGGCAAGAAACTACGCGCGCCGATCATGATCGCTCCGATGACCGGCGGCTTTGAAACCGCGGCGAAAATCAATCGTCACCTGGCGCAAGCCGCCCAGGAACTCGGCGTGGCGATGAGTGTGGGCAGCCAGAAAATCGCCATCGAGAAGCCGGAACAGGCCGCCACCTTCCAAGTGCGCGACGTCGCGCCGGACATTCTGCTGTTCGCCAATGTGGGTGCCGTGCAACTCAATTACGGATACGGCGTGGAAAAAATGCAGCAGGTCGTCGACATGATCGGCGCCGACGCGTTGTGCCTGCACCTGAATCCGTTGCAGGAAGCGCTCAAGGAAGAGGGAAACGTCAACTTCACCGATCTGGCCGAAAAAATCGCGGTGATCGCCCAGGAATTATCGGTGCCCGTGTTTGTGCGTGAAGTGTGCAACGGCATCAGCCCGCGTACCGCGGAACTGTTGATTCGCGCCGGCGTGGCCGGTATCGACGTGGGCGGCGCGGGCGGGACCAGTTGGATGATCGTCGAAGGTTTGATCGCCAAGGACGAAAATCGCCAACGGATCGCCGAGAGTTTCCAGAACTTCGGTATTCCGACTGCGCAGTCGTTGGTCAATGTACGCTCGCTGAGTAAAACTTTGCCGCTGATTGCTACCGGCGGCGTCCGCTCGGGAAAAGACGTGGCCAAAAGCCTGGCGCTGGGCGCCAACCTCACCGGTATCGCCGCGCCCCTATTGAAGCCGGCGTTGGTCAGTCCTGAAAAAGTGATACGAGAGTTGATGCGCGTCATCGAAGAATTGGAAATCTTGCTGTTCTGCCTGGGAAAGAGAAACCTGGCCGAATTCCGCGCCGACGAAAACGTGCTGCACGAATACATCGCGCTCGCACCGCATCAGGGCTAG